In Enoplosus armatus isolate fEnoArm2 chromosome 16, fEnoArm2.hap1, whole genome shotgun sequence, the genomic window caggttttcatccaggatgtctctgtactttgctgcattcatctttccctctatcctgactagtctcccagttcctgccgctgaaaaacatccccacagcatgatgctgccaccaccatgcttcactgtagggatggtattggcctggtgatgagcggtgcctggtttcctccaaacgtgacgcctggcattcacaccaaagagttcaatctttgtctcatcagaccagagaattttgtttctcatggtctgagagtccttcaggtgccttttggcaaactccaggtgggctgctatgtgccttttactaaggagtggcttccgtctggccactctaccatacaggcctgattggtggattgctgcagagatggttgtccttctggaaggttctcctctctccacagaggaactctggagctctgacagagtgaccatcaggttcttggtcacctccctgactaaggcccttctcccccgattactcagtttagatggccggccagctctaggaagagtcctggtggttccgaacttcttccacttacggatgatggaggccactgtgctcattgggaccttcaaagcagcagaaatttttctgtaaccttccccagatttgtgcctcgagacaatcctgtctcggaggtctacagacaattcctttgacttcatgcttggtttgtgctctgacatgcactgtcaactgtgggaccttatatagacaggtgtgtgcctttccaaatcatgtccaatcaactgaatttaccacaggtggactccaattaagctgcagaaacatctcaaggatgatcagtggaaacaggatgcacctgagctcaattttgagcttcatggcaaaggctgtgaatacttatgtacatgtgatttcttagttttttatttttaataaatttgcaaaaatttcaaaaaaacttttttcacattgtcattatggggtgttgtgtgtagaattttgaggaaaaaaattaatttaatccattttggaataagggtgtaacataacaaaatgtggaaaaagtgaagcgccgtgaatactttccggatgcactgtacatatgtatatatatatatatatatatatatatatatatatacacatacatacatatacattgctattgtatatattttttacttttatttttcatatttgaaaatattgtaaatgtgtatatttttattttctatttctcatttttatattttttacatactttcatttctaatttatgctgctttctactcttgaatgggagcaccggtactgtacaatttccccctggggatcaataaagtatttctgattctgaatctgattctgatatccaatgttatccacattcctttcagtccattctcttttctgctccacaagtGGCAAGTCCACATTGGGATGAAAATTACCCCACACAATATTTAGCCCATAATCTAACCCATTTAAACCATATTCGACTGCTACTGTATCAATATTCCAACCAAGTCCTTTACGTTGTTGTGAATATtcccaacaaccacacagcacatttgttgcaggttgttcctcATCAGATCCCTTTAACTTAACCCAATATGCTTTAAACAGTCTATGGCTCACAACGATGCCTCCTCCAACCGGGTTGCCAGACCTTGTTGCTCAAGtcactaaactgtaattacaatttgaattgttaattatatatacacGCGAAAGGTTCATAATTAACAAACCAATCCttcacttaaaaactaaaatggcatctaatcaactgtattcagacatggttgattaccaaaattattctagacagatagaggtttttctgcagcctggcaACCTACAGCATCGACAATACCTCCCATTCAGtcatacacaaatgtcatgaataagccatatatgacatatttgatgagccaaagaaaacttgttttaatcttattttattagatgattagatgcctaaaagaaaatctaaatttcacaaaaatacaacacaaaatgcaagacaactcacatttatccacgtcaccttacatcagcataacattacaaatgatgggacctattaatccattcttgaatatatgagatatgcacatgtatacataaactataagcatgactgtaaacatacatgtatacaatgttcagtatgtacttcaaggcaaacattctcaaacgataacttcaataactcgcgtatgagattaattgtttatttatgtacaatgcttgtattacaagtttttcatttcataataacttcacatgacactgcaagaaaacaaacagaaaatgtcttttgtaagactaagatagcttttttgaccattacacacattactggacgttcttttaacaaatccttcctgtacacacacacacacatataccatgttaacacattttagaggtcaaagtgcactgctgctgccattgcagcacaactgaggcagaggtgattAGTTGGTCAATTATTTAAGGGAACCGTTAAGTTTGtggccatcatcagtgtctatcttcaggtagtctgactcaccggatgtaggctgttgggataagactgccattggccaactatttcagtctgcgtgttaccgttttgcaagggcacagtcactgcatcctgggcttagcgctgtccaagacgattgtgattggtttaaagaaatacaaacaagccagagcgtttttttctcctgtcccagaatgataatgggttgagctagacctttctccgaagtgtggagataggtctggctatgtaagCCAACTATTCTCCTATACTGGGCTGAGGACCACCATTAAGTTAGGGCGTATtggattgctttttttagtgtttagttccctccctccacagagtgATACCTTTTTGCCCTCATTGCCATCCCAGCCTCGTAGATTgctaactgcagagctgctccggcTGGTGACTTAGAAAAGccctcctctgagatgtagtttaTCTTCAGGTAACCCCCCGGCCTATGCAGAGCCACTCCATGGAGGTGGGAGAAGAGCAGCGGTAAGTCACTTGTCAGCGTGTAGTGAGATACCAGCCTCAGCTcagtgggaatgtctgtttcctcagagtactcaaaaatggccgccatgtatttggacatgtcctggcccctggctttggctcgtcccacctcctctccgacaAGTCTGATGGCTACATCAGAGCTGAAGGCGTTGGACCCAAAGtccagccctctgtctgcctcatctttgttgtcaccctctggctctggcttagGTCTGCGATTGAAGCCCCAAGAACAGATCACCAAGATAAAGTCGCTCTCCCGGATCTGACGGCAGTGCCAGGCCATACTGCCCTCCTCAGCCACGCTCAGAGAGTCCCACAGGTCCAAGCACACCTGGgaagaacaaaggagaacactgtcacgacaaagtgttctaataacacattttacacacccctatttcatattaaagaaaagattgaaacacagaaattgtcaatataataattagctttgtaagatgacagttatccttttttgtatttccgtcCTAGCCTTGTGGACAGTGGACCCTTGGGGGcttactggggtggggggtggggtttcccatccagtctacatgtgttttgtggacttggagaaggcttaTGACCGTGTCCCCGGGGGGTCCTGTGAGGGGTACTGTGGGAGTATGGGGTCATCGGGGCCGTTGCTACAAGCCACCTGGtccttatatgtatatgtgtatatatatatatatatatactgtatatatatatatatatagtgcaagctgtatctgtatattctgcacaaaagtcaaatacgtTTTCGATGGGTGTCCCTtgtcacagattctgtttgtgatattcatggacaggatctcaaggcacagccgggagaggagagtgtttggtttggggacttcagaattgcttctctgctctctgcagatgatgtggctctgttggcttcatcagattgtgacccacagcatgcactggggcggTTTGCAGCCGAGTGCAAAGTGGtcgtgatgagagtcagcatcTCCAAGTCCGAGGACATGGTTCTCTCctggaaaaaggtggattgctccctgcctgagcaatctgagttactgcctcaagcagggagttcaagtatctcggggTCTTGTTCACAAGTGAGAGTAAAATAGAGCGTGAGATCGACCAGCGGATTGATGCGGTGTCAGCACtaatgcaggtgttgtattgaactgttgtggtgaagagggagctaagccggaaggcaaagcttttgatttaccactCGATCTACCTTCCAACCCCTagctatggtcatgagctttgggtaaggaccgaaagaatgagattgggTATACAAGCgaccgaaatgagtttcctcatcaAGGTGGCTGGGGtcagccttagagatagggGGAGGACCTCAAAAGGGATCCGaagggagctcggagtagagccgctgctcctttgcatcgaaaggagccagttgaggtggttcgggcatctgatcaggatgaatcctgagcgccttcctttggaggatttctggacatgtccaactggtaggagaccccgggttagacccagaacacgttggagggattacatatctcatctggcctgggaacgcctcgagATCTCCCTAGAAAACATTGctagggagagggatgtctggaccaccttggttagcctgctgccaccgcgtgcccggccccggataagcagtagaaaatgaatggatggatgtattcataatttgtttctgcctgtccgATTCCACTGAATCAGCACACCTGTAGGAAAAGGCATTAGAGCCACGACATGTCATGTCCACTACCTGAGTggccatgtgttgttgtatgaaggcccctaactgcatgacagctttgacatgagcgggcccatcataactgctgtagcaaatcagaagacgaggaggggtcagcctgtttctgggcaatgccatcacttcctcctgagtcccgctttcttgatgctgcttgataacatctgaatggatgaaaataagaaatctggttgtatttcacatcatgccagtaatggaaaagacagaacagaggtacaagaaaggttctctgtcaaatggtgtaaaatggattattatcatgacttattttgattagctttcatgaaatgcaagcagtgattttacatgaagtatttggtttgtcttcgcacctggttttatgtcaagtttcttcatctgcagcttgggcctcctcctggtgagagcagccagtaagactacaagtatggctaccacagccaggcccagtggaagcatcaaagcccaggagagagtgacagagagttgcAAGGCACCTTCTGAGGAGTGGGGAGTTGTGATTACATGATAATTCAGTGACAGAccttaaagaagtagtttgacattttggaaaatgcgttACTAATTACTGCCGagagttaaaatgagatgattgataccactgtcatgcctgtgtgctaattatggagctagagctgggagtagattattttagtttagcataaagactgaaagcataataagaatatttccccaaattccaaagtattacttaaagggatgaaagactgatgggattgatcacacatgtattaaatatacacagactgtattcatggtccaacagacacttaaatattatatcacttatatctccacaacaaaatgaaaagagaggtttgCATAGCACCTACTATGATGCATAGTGATTGTGTggatcagcagcaataaaacaacctcccccacctttttgaatgtgcatgacttgaacactgaatgttttcctcactgcatccacttcgttagctgcaatctgtgaaacaagaaatgttgagcatgacagttcattcttgaccttgtagattgacaaaataaacttcttttgggggccacttgggggcagcgcaacaagctgtaaacaaaacactgacacatcaccttataaagttgatatatcgactgtgttggctaacagcctatttatccagaagacatggagcaacattagcattaatttggggttgtgatgatgaatgcaagtccaatattcactctccttttatctctgttttgctctccaccagctcttgaggggaaatatctggctaaatgctaaatgccgatggttgaaaattaatgcataaaatatatagatagtccatataatacatattttttgagactggtatttcaatataatttattaaacacaaagcccctgagattaggttgaaaacagttgtagttttatatattatgcaatcagtgttaaggatagaatagttataatccacttttattttacctcacaagTGTAATTGGTTCCTTCTTGAAGGCCATTCAGCTGATAgctgtgatgagttttgttgttggtggaattctaaggaaattaaatacaagtattcagttcacttaattatcaaatagttccgtaatacacataatagaagcaaggcattggcaaaatataaagctgcagaagttgaaacaactcacaggtgttatgtctgtgtatttcattatgccGTTTGCGTAACACAGTGAGAAGTAGCTTCTGATGCCCAGGTTCGGGGGAgccaggttaaaggtcactatGATGGCAGTCCCTTCATGTTGGACCTCAATATATTTGGGATACCAGTCTACAACCAGaccataaaatattgacatgatgtCAAGCTGATCATAAGAAGAAacggtaacgcttcattttacaggtccgcaaatttcatgataagtaggtgataattacatgcatacatacatttcaaggaaagtAATACGAAGTTAACTGATATCTAGATAGTTCCTACTAGCTAAACCCTGTTCCGTTgccatctcatctgtctccgGTTCTGGTGCCCATTCCGGCGCCACTCCCCCACTGGGTCCCCCCACCCCGGACTTGaaaaccttctcctcctgcagggccaaagctcctgtgctagcttcCAGACCCTTGTCGGTAGCACagggaagactttgttttcctcctgggcaGATCGACTTCAGGGCTAACCCCCTTCACTTTTACCCAACAGCTGGGAAGCAAAACGCAGGAATTTCTTGGttattgaagagctgcagcatttattcatggattgatagattttcagcaagtttaacttttgtgaaaaatcGAACCGCaactgcttattaggaaagagcacaatataattcttaaataattttgcagtaattttggacacatttaggggtaatttggggataatttcaaagaaatttcaaatacgtaacttgctaattatcacctactttccatgaaatttgtggacctgtaaattgaagcattaccgaagaaggaaaacatttattgttataccagactttatttgggaactatgagaaattctcaccttttttgcactgctcaagaccgttcttctctgcacatgctgcaaaaccagcgcatattactataaattcaccattgttttgacaatagtcttactgaaagatatatgatgaaaagggcaaagtttagagagcagagagctttctggggacagagcaggagatgtcattatatgtacagtaaataagccaagagaaggagggatttagattttgaaggttaccctgaagcaaccacaaagttcactgaaactgtgtgtgtgtgtgtgtgtgtgtgctttatgagaTAATATCTAGTCTAGAGCTTAAAGTAGTCTTACAGCGTGTGGAAAAGATCTTGCTGTGGTAgaacctctcccactcctcaggCACTGGCAGAGCCATGACGGTAACAGCATACTGGGACCCAAGGGAGAGGCCGGGGAAAGGGTCTGACTTGTACACCTGCAGAATTCAGTGGCAATtatgacttcaaacacactgcacacttatctgataagctgagataagagtttttgacatattctttATTAGTGGTTAAATAGAACG contains:
- the LOC139299197 gene encoding interleukin-17 receptor D-like, translated to MAGLLKDKLGLAVTPTLDRAHRTLGARRDGNGVPPRAFVVRCHYFTEKEEIMKKAREMERTPEGRSGQIHIFPDYTQEVNSCIPWPCFELLGEGDPKICQHYVQAPNDVKIEFVHEPNPKYDTMVVSWKPSYYGIAFLRGFQVSLQALGGSGVACQLFLFHRNLSIPASHAQRVYKSDPFPGLSLGSQYAVTVMALPVPEEWERFYHSKIFSTRSCAEKNGLEQCKKDWYPKYIEVQHEGTAIIVTFNLAPPNLGIRSYFSLCYANGIMKYTDITPNSTNNKTHHSYQLNGLQEGTNYTCEIAANEVDAVRKTFSVQVMHIQKEGALQLSVTLSWALMLPLGLAVVAILVVLLAALTRRRPKLQMKKLDIKPDVIKQHQESGTQEEVMALPRNRLTPPRLLICYSSYDGPAHVKAVMQLGAFIQQHMATQVCLDLWDSLSVAEEGSMAWHCRQIRESDFILVICSWGFNRRPKPEPEGDNKDEADRGLDFGSNAFSSDVAIRLVGEEVGRAKARGQDMSKYMAAIFEYSEETDIPTELRLVSHYTLTSDLPLLFSHLHGVALHRPGGYLKINYISEEGFSKSPAGAALQLAIYEAGMAMRAKRYHSVEGGN